The Microcoleus sp. bin38.metabat.b11b12b14.051 genome segment TTTCCTCAGCCAAGCTGTCTTCCAACAACCGCATAATGGCGCGGCGCAGCGGTCGAGCTCCGTAGCTGGGGTTGTAGCCTTCTTCTACTAGCCGTTCCTTGAATTTTTCGGTCACTTCCAGAGTGATTCCCTGTTCAGTCAAGCGGCCGAACACTTCTTTGAGCATGATCACGGCAATTTCCTTGACTTCTTCCCTGTTCAACTGACGGAAGACGATAATTTCGTCAAGTCGGTTGAGGAATTCTGGGCGGAAGTAGTTCTTGAGTTCTTCGTTAACCAAAGAGCGAATGCGGTTGTAAGTAGCATCGGCTTGGTTGTCGCTGAACTCGAAACCGAGACCGCCACCACCTTTTTCGATGACCTTAGAACCGATGTTAGAAGTCATAATCAGCAGCGTGTTTTTGAAGTCCACGGTGCGACCTTTGGCATCTGTTAAGCGGCCGTCTTCCAATATTTGCAGGAGCATATTGAAGACATCGGGGTGGGCTTTTTCGATTTCGTCGAACAATACGACGGTATAAGGACGGCGGCGGACTGCTTCTGTGAGTTGGCCGCCTTCGTTGTAGCCGACGTAGCCGGGAGGAGAACCGATAAGTTTGGAGACGGTGTGACGTTCCATGTATTCGGACATATCCAACCGAATCATCGCGTCTTCGGAACCGAAGAAGTAGCCTGCTAGGGCTTTGGTAAGTTCGGTTTTGCCGACGCCTGTTGGCCCGGAGAAGATGAAACTGGCGATCGGGCGATTGGGATTTTTCAACCCAACGCGAGCGCGACGAATGGCGCGGGAAACAGCTTTCACTGCTTCTTCTTGACCGATCAAACGCTGGTGCAAGGTATCTTCCATGTGCAGCAGTTTTTCGGACTCAGATTCAGTTAGTTTGTTAACCGGTACGCCCGTCCAGCTTGCCACGATTTGGGCGATATCTTCTTCGGTAACTACTGGCGATGGGTCGGTGTCGCCACGGGCCGCCGAGTCGGTTTTTTTGGCTTGGGAAATAGCGCGAATTTCGGCTTTGATCGTCATTTCTCGATCGCGCAATTCCCCTGCTTTGTCAAAGTCTTGAGAACGCACCGCTTCGTCTTTATCCTTGAGGACTTGGCGGAGTTCCTTGTCAAGTTCCTTAGCTGCGGGGGGCAGTTGGGAGTTGATCAGGCGGACTCTGGAACCAGCTTCGTCTACCAAATCAATGGCTTTGTCTGGAAGGAAGCGGTCAGAGATATAGCGGTGAGAGAGTTTGGCTGCGGCTTCTAAGGCCGTGTCCAAGATTTTCAGCTTGTGGTGCTGTTCGTAGCGTTCCCGCAGGCCGAACAGAATCTCGATCGTCTCATCAACAGTCGGTTCGCCGACCATCACGGGCTGG includes the following:
- a CDS encoding ATP-dependent Clp protease ATP-binding subunit, encoding MFERFTEKAIKVIMLAQEEARRLGHNFVGTEQILLGLIGEGTGVAAKVLKSMGVNLKDARIEVEKIIGRGSGFVAVEIPFTPRAKRVLELSLEEARQLGHNYIGTEHLLLGLIREGEGVAARVLENLGVDLSKVRTQVIRMLGETAEVAATGGGARTKTPTLDEFGSNLTQMAVDGKLDPVVGRQKEIERVIQILGRRTKNNPVLIGEPGVGKTAIAEGLAQRIANNDIPDILEDKRVVTLDIGLLVAGTKYRGEFEERLKKIMDEIRTAGNVILVIDEVHTLIGAGAAEGAIDAANILKPALARGELQCIGATTLDEYRKHIERDAALERRFQPVMVGEPTVDETIEILFGLRERYEQHHKLKILDTALEAAAKLSHRYISDRFLPDKAIDLVDEAGSRVRLINSQLPPAAKELDKELRQVLKDKDEAVRSQDFDKAGELRDREMTIKAEIRAISQAKKTDSAARGDTDPSPVVTEEDIAQIVASWTGVPVNKLTESESEKLLHMEDTLHQRLIGQEEAVKAVSRAIRRARVGLKNPNRPIASFIFSGPTGVGKTELTKALAGYFFGSEDAMIRLDMSEYMERHTVSKLIGSPPGYVGYNEGGQLTEAVRRRPYTVVLFDEIEKAHPDVFNMLLQILEDGRLTDAKGRTVDFKNTLLIMTSNIGSKVIEKGGGGLGFEFSDNQADATYNRIRSLVNEELKNYFRPEFLNRLDEIIVFRQLNREEVKEIAVIMLKEVFGRLTEQGITLEVTEKFKERLVEEGYNPSYGARPLRRAIMRLLEDSLAEEILSGRIKDGDIAVVDVGDDGIVKVLQGQKRELLPQGAE